From Drosophila yakuba strain Tai18E2 chromosome 2L, Prin_Dyak_Tai18E2_2.1, whole genome shotgun sequence, one genomic window encodes:
- the LOC6527582 gene encoding polypeptide N-acetylgalactosaminyltransferase 5 isoform X2: MTFSTFTRKMRGRMRSNTCRIVLLTSLVWVIFDFVLIARYSDCIGKDGWRCKRSGEYDVELPNAERLVDDNQLVDDNEINTEKSLDGESGGALIMGQGFASGGISMTYPSVVLKKWFLAPSVQEAKGKPGEMGKPVKIPADMKDLMKEKFKENQFNLLASDMISLNRSLTDVRHEGCRRKHYASKLPTTSIVIVFHNEAWTTLLRTVWSVINRSPRALLKEIILVDDASERDFLGKQLEEYVAKLPVKTFVLRTEKRSGLIRARLLGAEHVSGEVITFLDAHCECTEGWLEPLLARIVQNRRTVVCPIIDVISDETFEYITASDSTWGGFNWKLNFRWYRVPSREMARRNNDRTAPLRTPTMAGGLFSIDKDYFYEIGSYDEGMDIWGGENLEMSFRIWQCGGILEIIPCSHVGHVFRDKSPYTFPGGVAKIVLHNAARVAEVWLDEWRDFYYSMSTGARKASAGDVSDRKALRDRLKCKSFRWYLENVYPESLMPLDYYYLGEIRNAETETCLDTMGRKYNEKVGISYCHGLGGNQVFAYTKRQQIMSDDLCLDASSSNGPVNMVRCHNMGGNQEWVYDAEEKWIRHTNTGQCLQRATRDDANTPLLRPCSYGKGQQWLMESKFKWQAH; the protein is encoded by the exons ATGACTTTCTCGACCTTCACACGCAAAATGCGCGGGCGCATGCGCTCCAACACCTGCCGCATCGTCCTGCTCACCTCGCTGGTCTGGGTGATCTTCGACTTCGTGCTCATCGCCCGCTACTCGGACTGCATCGGCAAGGATGGATGGCGCTGCAAGCGATCCGGCGAGTACGACGTCGAGCTGCCCAATGCCGAACGCCTGGTGGACGACAATCAGCTGGTCGATGATAATGAGATTAATACGGAAAAGTCTCTGGACGGCGAATCCGGTGGTGCTCTCATTATGGGCCAAGGCTTTGCATCCGGCGGCATATCGATGACCTATCCCAGTGTGGTGCTAAAGAAGTGGTTCCTGGCGCCCAGCGTGCAGGAAGCCAAGGGCAAACCGGGCGAGATGGGCAAGCCGGTTAAGATACCCGCTGACATGAAGGATCTCATGAAGGAGAAGTTCAAAGAGAACCAGTTCAATCTGTTGGCCAGTGACATGATTTCGTTGAATCGCTCGCTGACCGATGTGCGACATGAGGG TTGCCGCCGCAAACACTATGCCTCCAAGCTGCCCACCACTTCCATTGTGATAGTTTTCCATAACGAAGCCTGGACAACCCTGCTGCGAACGGTGTGGAGTGTTATTAATCGCTCGCCGCGCGCCCTCCTCAAAGAGATTATCCTGGTGGACGATGCCAGCGAACGGG ACTTCCTGGGCAAGCAGTTGGAGGAGTATGTGGCCAAGTTGCCGGTGAAGACATTTGTGCTGCGTACAGAGAAGCGTTCTGGTCTGATCCGTGCACGTCTCCTGGGTGCCGAGCATGTGAGTGGGGAGGTCATCACCTTCCTGGATGCCCATTGTGAGTGCACGGAGGGCTGGCTGGAGCCGCTGCTCGCGCGGATTGTGCAGAATCGTCGAACGGTTGTGTGCCCCATTATTGATGTGATTTCCGACGAGACATTCGAGTACATCACCGCCTCGGATTCCACGTGGGGCGGCTTTAACTGGAAGCTCAACTTCCGATG GTACCGAGTGCCATCGCGAGAAATGGCGCGCCGAAATAACGATAGGACCGCTCCACTGCGAACACCGACGATGGCCGGTGGGCTGTTCTCCATCGATAAGGATTACTTCTATGAGATTGGTTCCTACGACGAGGGCATGGACATTTGGGGCGGCGAGAATCTGGAGATGTCGTTCCGT ATTTGGCAATGCGGCGGCATTTTAGAAATAATACCCTGCTCCCACGTGGGTCACGTGTTCCGTGACAAATCGCCGTACACCTTCCCCGGCGGCGTGGCCAAAATTGTGCTGCACAATGCGGCCCGAGTGGCCGAAGTTTGGCTGGACGAGTGGCGTGATTTCTATTATTCGATGAGCACAG GAGCTCGAAAGGCATCGGCTGGCGATGTGAGCGATCGTAAAGCACTGCGAGATCGCCTCAAGTGCAAGAGTTTCCGCTGGTATCTGGAGAACGTGTACCCCGAGAGCTTAATGCCTTTGGATTACTATTATCTTGGAGAG ATCCGAAATGCGGAAACGGAGACCTGCCTGGACACGATGGGCAGGAAGTACAACGAGAAGGTGGGCATAAGCTATTGCCACGGCCTGGGCGGCAATCAGGTGTTCGCCTACACCAAGCGCCAGCAGATCATGTCCGACGATCTGTGCCTGGACGCATCCAGTTCCAACGGCCCGGTCAACATGGTGCGATGCCACAACATGGGCGGCAATCAGGAGTGGGTCTACGATGCGGAG GAGAAGTGGATTCGGCACACGAACACGGGTCAGTGCTTACAGCGTGCCACGCGGGACGATGCCAACACGCCGCTGCTGCGTCCCTGTAGCTACGGAAAGGGCCAACAGTGGCTGATGGAGTCTAAGTTCAAGTGGCAGGCTCACTAG
- the LOC6527583 gene encoding 60S ribosomal protein L37a, translated as MAKRTKKVGIVGKYGTRYGASLRKMVKKMEITQHSKYTCSFCGKDSMKRAVVGIWSCKRCKRTVAGGAWVYSTTAAASVRSAVRRLRETKEQ; from the exons atg GCCAAGCGCACCAAGAAGGTTGGAATCGTTGGTAAATATGGTACCCGTTATGGTGCCTCCCTGCGTAAGATGGTCAAGAAGATGGAAATCACCCAGCACAGCAAGTACACTTGCTCCTTCTGCGGCAAG GACTCCATGAAGCGCGCCGTTGTTGGCATCTGGTCCTGCAAGCGCTGCAAGAGGACCGTCGCCGGTGGCGCCTGGGTGTactccaccaccgccgccgcctctGTGCGATCTGCCGTCCGTCGTCTGCGCGAAACCAAGGAACAGTAA
- the LOC6527582 gene encoding polypeptide N-acetylgalactosaminyltransferase 5 isoform X1, with product MTFSTFTRKMRGRMRSNTCRIVLLTSLVWVIFDFVLIARYSDCIGKDGWRCKRSGEYDVELPNAERLVDDNQLVDDNEINTEKSLDGESGGALIMGQGFASGGISMTYPSVVLKKWFLAPSVQEAKGKPGEMGKPVKIPADMKDLMKEKFKENQFNLLASDMISLNRSLTDVRHEGCRRKHYASKLPTTSIVIVFHNEAWTTLLRTVWSVINRSPRALLKEIILVDDASERDFLGKQLEEYVAKLPVKTFVLRTEKRSGLIRARLLGAEHVSGEVITFLDAHCECTEGWLEPLLARIVQNRRTVVCPIIDVISDETFEYITASDSTWGGFNWKLNFRWYRVPSREMARRNNDRTAPLRTPTMAGGLFSIDKDYFYEIGSYDEGMDIWGGENLEMSFRVWMCGGVLEIAPCSRVGHVFRKSTPYTFPGGTTEIVNHNNARLVEVWLDDWKEFYYSFYPGARKASAGDVSDRKALRDRLKCKSFRWYLENVYPESLMPLDYYYLGEIRNAETETCLDTMGRKYNEKVGISYCHGLGGNQVFAYTKRQQIMSDDLCLDASSSNGPVNMVRCHNMGGNQEWVYDAEEKWIRHTNTGQCLQRATRDDANTPLLRPCSYGKGQQWLMESKFKWQAH from the exons ATGACTTTCTCGACCTTCACACGCAAAATGCGCGGGCGCATGCGCTCCAACACCTGCCGCATCGTCCTGCTCACCTCGCTGGTCTGGGTGATCTTCGACTTCGTGCTCATCGCCCGCTACTCGGACTGCATCGGCAAGGATGGATGGCGCTGCAAGCGATCCGGCGAGTACGACGTCGAGCTGCCCAATGCCGAACGCCTGGTGGACGACAATCAGCTGGTCGATGATAATGAGATTAATACGGAAAAGTCTCTGGACGGCGAATCCGGTGGTGCTCTCATTATGGGCCAAGGCTTTGCATCCGGCGGCATATCGATGACCTATCCCAGTGTGGTGCTAAAGAAGTGGTTCCTGGCGCCCAGCGTGCAGGAAGCCAAGGGCAAACCGGGCGAGATGGGCAAGCCGGTTAAGATACCCGCTGACATGAAGGATCTCATGAAGGAGAAGTTCAAAGAGAACCAGTTCAATCTGTTGGCCAGTGACATGATTTCGTTGAATCGCTCGCTGACCGATGTGCGACATGAGGG TTGCCGCCGCAAACACTATGCCTCCAAGCTGCCCACCACTTCCATTGTGATAGTTTTCCATAACGAAGCCTGGACAACCCTGCTGCGAACGGTGTGGAGTGTTATTAATCGCTCGCCGCGCGCCCTCCTCAAAGAGATTATCCTGGTGGACGATGCCAGCGAACGGG ACTTCCTGGGCAAGCAGTTGGAGGAGTATGTGGCCAAGTTGCCGGTGAAGACATTTGTGCTGCGTACAGAGAAGCGTTCTGGTCTGATCCGTGCACGTCTCCTGGGTGCCGAGCATGTGAGTGGGGAGGTCATCACCTTCCTGGATGCCCATTGTGAGTGCACGGAGGGCTGGCTGGAGCCGCTGCTCGCGCGGATTGTGCAGAATCGTCGAACGGTTGTGTGCCCCATTATTGATGTGATTTCCGACGAGACATTCGAGTACATCACCGCCTCGGATTCCACGTGGGGCGGCTTTAACTGGAAGCTCAACTTCCGATG GTACCGAGTGCCATCGCGAGAAATGGCGCGCCGAAATAACGATAGGACCGCTCCACTGCGAACACCGACGATGGCCGGTGGGCTGTTCTCCATCGATAAGGATTACTTCTATGAGATTGGTTCCTACGACGAGGGCATGGACATTTGGGGCGGCGAGAATCTGGAGATGTCGTTCCGT GTGTGGATGTGCGGCGGCGTGCTCGAGATCGCGCCCTGCTCCCGTGTGGGTCACGTGTTCCGCAAGTCGACGCCGTACACCTTCCCCGGCGGCACCACGGAGATAGTCAATCACAATAATGCCCGCCTGGTCGAGGTTTGGCTGGACGACTGGAAAGAGTTCTACTACAGTTTTTATCCAG GAGCTCGAAAGGCATCGGCTGGCGATGTGAGCGATCGTAAAGCACTGCGAGATCGCCTCAAGTGCAAGAGTTTCCGCTGGTATCTGGAGAACGTGTACCCCGAGAGCTTAATGCCTTTGGATTACTATTATCTTGGAGAG ATCCGAAATGCGGAAACGGAGACCTGCCTGGACACGATGGGCAGGAAGTACAACGAGAAGGTGGGCATAAGCTATTGCCACGGCCTGGGCGGCAATCAGGTGTTCGCCTACACCAAGCGCCAGCAGATCATGTCCGACGATCTGTGCCTGGACGCATCCAGTTCCAACGGCCCGGTCAACATGGTGCGATGCCACAACATGGGCGGCAATCAGGAGTGGGTCTACGATGCGGAG GAGAAGTGGATTCGGCACACGAACACGGGTCAGTGCTTACAGCGTGCCACGCGGGACGATGCCAACACGCCGCTGCTGCGTCCCTGTAGCTACGGAAAGGGCCAACAGTGGCTGATGGAGTCTAAGTTCAAGTGGCAGGCTCACTAG
- the LOC6527581 gene encoding 4'-phosphopantetheine phosphatase, producing MPLVTPATLKKKLTKTAINSALKIIRLASIRVAMHSRSLLPDPAVYQPDTLDLNTDGKAADYWFNCFRDMVAKFAKVAAKSQEEDHTATQRAEQFQAAYLERLEEHQRNVPVNKGKVVLGTSELLKLNETLLRRYGFADPWLRQKKLENASAVARLKQRLQELDALEDEDTRWTELVRGVLAGNMFDWGAQAISNILEQDSNFGLHSALERIEKRPWLLDNLDNWLNRLKGEPHKCAVVFVDNSGVDVVLGVLPFVRGLLKRGTKVLLCANSEPALNDVTSEELRSLLDDCSRECEVLGQAWSKGQLLVYANGQTGPCLDMRTLPKELCDAIAANETDLLVIEGMGRALHTNLNARFGCETLKLAVIKNKWLAKYLGGENMFAVVCKFEAAAPS from the coding sequence ATGCCCCTGGTCACACCTGCCaccctaaaaaaaaaacttacaaaaaCGGCGATTAATTCAGCGCTGAAAATCATACGCCTCGCGTCTATCCGCGTCGCAATGCACAGTCGTAGCTTGCTGCCGGATCCGGCTGTCTATCAGCCGGATACCTTGGACCTAAACACGGATGGAAAGGCCGCGGACTACTGGTTCAACTGCTTTCGCGACATGGTGGCCAAGTTCGCGAAGGTGGCGGCCAAGTCGCAGGAGGAGGATCACACGGCCACCCAGAGGGCGGAGCAGTTCCAGGCGGCGTATCTGGAGCGGCTTGAGGAGCACCAGCGGAATGTTCCAGTTAACAAGGGCAAGGTGGTTCTGGGCACCAGTGAGCTTCTCAAGCTAAACGAAACCCTGTTGCGCCGCTACGGATTTGCGGATCCCTGGCTCAGACAAAAGAAGCTGGAGAATGCCTCGGCTGTGGCCCGTTTGAAGCAGCGCCTTCAGGAATTGGATGCCCTGGAGGATGAGGACACCAGGTGGACAGAGCTGGTACGCGGTGTCCTCGCCGGCAACATGTTTGACTGGGGTGCACAGGCCATATCTAACATCCTGGAGCAGGATAGCAATTTCGGACTTCATTCAGCCCTGGAACGTATTGAGAAGCGACCATGGCTGCTGGACAACCTGGACAACTGGTTGAATCGGCTCAAGGGCGAGCCCCACAAGTGCGCCGTGGTCTTTGTAGACAACAGCGGCGTGGATGTGGTCCTGGGAGTGCTACCCTTTGTCCGAGGACTCCTGAAACGAGGCACCAAGGTGCTCCTCTGTGCCAACAGTGAACCTGCTCTCAATGATGTGACCAGCGAAGAGCTAAGATCCTTGCTGGACGACTGCTCGCGGGAGTGTGAGGTCCTGGGGCAGGCCTGGTCAAAGGGACAACTACTGGTCTATGCAAATGGACAGACTGGTCCCTGCCTGGATATGCGCACTCTGCCCAAGGAGCTGTGCGACGCCATCGCTGCCAATGAGACTGACCTGCTTGTGATCGAGGGCATGGGACGCGCCCTGCACACAAATCTGAATGCCCGCTTCGGCTGCGAGACCCTCAAGCTGGCCGTgattaaaaacaaatggcTGGCCAAGTACCTGGGCGGCGAGAACATGTTCGCCGTCGTCTGCAAGTTCGAAGCGGCTGCGCCCAGCTAG